The genomic interval CGAGAACGTTCCGCTGATCATCTTGGCCGGAAAGGAATACGGCTCGGGATCCTCCCGCGACTGGGCGGCGAAAGGTGTGGCACTTCTGGGTGTGAAAGCGGTCATCGCCGAGAGTTTCGAACGAATTCACCGAAGCAATCTGATTGGAATGGGCGTCCTCCCCCTCGAATTCAAGCCGGGAGAGTCCTTCTCGAAACTTGAACTCACCGGACTTGAGCGTTTCACGGTTGCGGAACTCAAAGAACTCCTCGACCAGAAACATCGGAGTGATCTGGAATTGGCCGTGCACTACAAGAAAGAAAACGGACAGGAGGGGGTGTTCAACACTCGGGTCCGTCTCGACACGCCGCAAGAGGTTGCGTACTACCAGCACGGCGGAATTCTGCCGTTCGTTCTGCGCCAACTCCTGCGAGATTAGCGTTTTGAATTCTTTGATTTTCTGAATGATTCGGAATAACGTTCGGCGTTAAGAACCGTAACCCCTGAGGAGGAGGCAACAACCATGAAGAAATTGATTTTTGTATTGGGAGCGATGGCTCTGCTCTCGCCACCCAGTTACGCGGACACCGGGACAACCACCACAAAGATGTCTGGCGGTGTCGACTTTGCCATGCCGTACGTCCTGAGCGCGGACGGGAACAAAGTCAACGAGCGCGGGAATTTCAACATCGGCGTGGACGGCCGGTATTGGATCACGGAAAACATCAACGCCGGAATGCGCGTGAATTTCGATGTGGAAGAAAGGACGCCCGGCTCACGACAATTCGCCATGGCTCCAGGCGCACAGTATCACTGGATGACGACGGAGCGCTTCAGCCCGTTCGCCCGATTCGATCTGCCCATCCTTCTGCTCAATAAGCCAGAGCAGGATATCGGCGTGTCGCTCGGCGGCGGCGTAGCTTGGAATCTCGGTGACGCCATCGGCGTGCAGAACCTGTTGGTGCGTTATGACTTCGCCTTCAACTGGTTCTTCGGCCTCGGCAATGCCACAAACAACGTAATCGCTCTCGATCTATTCAAGATCGGTTTCGATTACAGGTTCTAAAGAGAACCGTTTTTGAGTTAAAAGGGAGACGGGAAACCGTCTCCCTTTTTTTTATGCCGAAAGAACGTTACCGAGTCGTCGAACACACCGCGGACATCGGAATCGAAGCCTTCGGCCTTACGCTCCCGGAACTCTTCGCGAACGCCGCGTGGGGACTCACCGACACGCTCACGGACGCGGCGGCCGTTCGAGAGTGCGAATCGCGTGAAATCCAAGTTTCCGCCCAGGACCGATCCGAACTCCTCATCGCGTGGCTTTCAGAGCTTCTTTACCTCTTTGACACGGAACGGAAACTCTTTTGCCGATCTGAGATTCTAAACCTCACGACCAACGCACTGCACGCCCGCGTACACGGGGAAACCTTTGATCCCGTCCGCCACGCCATCCGGCACGACGTAAAAGCCGTCACGTACCACGGCATTGAGATTCAAGGCCGACCGGGGTCATGGAAAGCCACGGTCATTTTCGATATATGAATTTAGTGTCTCGAGTCCGACATATCTTGACGGTCGGACGCCGTTGCATCCCCGCTGGCTGTGTTGCTCCTCCTCGGAGTATAGCCTTGCAAGTACACCTTCGTCGTCGCGCCTTGCCATCCGGGCGCAGCGGCGTCCTTTGTTGTCAAGCTATCTCGGACCCGAGACACTAGGTGCCCGAGACTCTTTCCAATCTCCGCGTTGAGCGGATCGACGAATACCGATTCCGGATTCCCAAGCAGGGCGGAATGCGTGTGGATGGAATCGTCTTCGCCGACGACCGCCTCATGCAGTCGCTCCGGCAAGATCAGGCCCTGCAACAGGTGGCCAACGTGGCCCATCTTCCTGGAATTGTAGGGCATTCGTTCGCCATGCCCGACATTCACTGGGGCTATGGATTCCCGATCGGCGGCGTCGCGGCGTTCGATCCAAAAGACGGCGTCGTCTCTCCCGGAGGGGTCGGTTACGACATCAACTGCGGCGTCCGCCTCCTTCGAACGCAGATCACCCGGGAAGAGGTCACACCTCACTTAAAGAGTCTCGTGCACGCTCTGTTCGACAATGTCCCGACCGGTGTCGGAAGCCACCGGCGCGATTTCAAAGTCGGTGACAAGGATTACGTCAAATTGTTGAGCGAGGGTGCCGGGTGGGTGGTGAAGCAAGGGAGAGGCCGAAAGGAAGATCTTCTCCACATCGAAAAATCGGGCTGCATTCCCGGCGCGGATCCCGAGAAAATCAGCGACCGGGCCAAAGAACGGGGCAAGAATCAGCTCGGGTCGCTCGGTTCGGGAAATCATTTTCTCGAGATCCAGTACGTCGCGGATGTTTACGACGAAAAGATCGCGAACGTTCTGGGTCTGTTTCGCAATCAAGTCACGATATCGGTTCACACCGGCTCGCGGGGGTTCGGCTATCAGGTCTGCGACGACTATCTGAAAACGATGCTCCAGGCCGCCCGGAAATACGGAATCGAATTGCCGGACCGGCAGCTCTGTTGCGCGCCGATCAAGTCCGAGGAAGGGCGTTCGTATCTCGCCGCGATGGCGGGCGCCGCGAATTTCGCCTTCGCGAACCGGCAAATGATCACGCATTACGTCCGCGAAACGTTCGAACGTCAGCTGAACAAGGGGCCGAACGAACTTGCGATCGACGTCGTCTACGACGTCTGCCACAACATCGCCACGTTCGAGAAACACCAAGCGAACGGAACCGAAAAAGAACTTTGCGTGCATCGCAAGGGAGCTACCCGCGCGTTTCCACCCCACCATCCGCTGACGCCGGAAGCGTACCAAGAAGTCGGCCAGCCGGTCCTGATACCGGGCGACATGGGCCGGTATTCGTTCGTTCTCGTCGGGACGGAGAAAGCGTTTCAAGAAACCTTCGGCAGCACGTGCCATGGAGCGGGCCGCCTCATGAGCCGAACCCAAGCGAAGAAAATCTCGCGCGGGCGGCCCATCGTCCGAGAAATGGAAGACCAAGGAATTTTCGTCCAGTCGGCCGGCATGGCGACGCTACAGGAAGAGATTCCCGAGGCGTACAAGGATGTCGAAGATGTCGTCCGCGTCGTAGCTGGTGCCGGCTTGAGCCGAAAAGTCGCGCGCTTGAGGCCGATTGGAGTCGTCAAAGGGTAGCCATAGATTTCCTGGTATAATGCCCACATACATGGATCGTGCACTCGCCAAGAGATGGGTCGCAAACTTTGTGGCGGCTCGCCAAAAATCGAGGGAAGTTGTTCGACATAAGAAATTTCCTCCTCATGTACTGATTGCGCAAGCCATCGAACTGTGGAACTTCGTCGCACGCTTACATCCAAAACTTCTTGACGCTGACGCGGATCCGTTGCGAAATCAGGACGTGAAATATGTTCGGAAACAATGGCTGCGCCTAAAAAACTCGAACAAGCGCTCCTCGACCTAACGAAAGCTCTGGAAGAGCTTCGTCCGCCCGGCGTGGTCATCGGCGGAATCGCTGTAATCGCGAGCGGATTCGCTCGGCTGACCCGGGATCTTGATGCAACCTTTTGGTTGAACGGGGACGTGGAAGAAGCCATCGACCACTTCAAAAGACATCGCATCGTTCCCAGGATCAAACATGCCGCTGAATTCGCACGGACGAAGAATGTCCTCTTGATGCAGCATAAGACTACTCATTTTCCCATCGATCTGTCGATCGCTATGCTCCCTTTTGAACAGGGAGTGATCGCCCACCCGCGAAAAATCACATACAAGGGGTTCTCTTTACGGATACCTCATCTCACCGATCTGCTTGTTTACAAACTGGTCGCCCATCGCCCGCAGGATCTCCAGGACGCCGAGGAGCTCTTGAATCTCTCCAGGCAGGACGTCGACGTAAGGCGCGCAAGCAAGACCCTGCGTGAATTTGCGAGGATACTGGAGCGGCCCGAGCTGATTGATGCTTGGAAGAAGATGCTCAAAAGCTTCCGCTGATGCTCCGCCTGTTCGTCGCCGTACTGCTACCCGACTCCCTCAAGCAAGCCATCGCTGAAGCCATCGAACCACTCCGAAAAGATCGAGCAGCACGTCAGGCCGATTGGGGTCGTCAAGGGATAACACAACTTGTATATACAATCGTATTCCAGTAGAATGTCATGAAGAGCCTCCGTTGGAGTCTGTTAAAGAGCGGAAGGCTCAAAAAGGCGCGAGGTGCGTCCTTCGAGGAGATCCTTGAAGCGAAGCTGATTGCGGTGAAACAACACCCGAAGAAGGCACATCAGAACATCATGTTATTTGAATACAAAGGATATATCTGGGTTGTTCCCTACGTTGAGACCACCACCGAGATCTTTTTGAAGACGCTTTATCCGAGCCGGAATTACACAAAGAAATATAAGCGAGGAGAGATCGAATGAGGCGACCTAAATTGACTCGGAACGAAAGTGCGGTTGAGAACGCTTTGCTCAAAGGCGAATACGCGGATGTCATTAGATCTGAAATGGAGGCAATCTCTCGAGCGATTGCGACTCGGAAAAAAGATGCGGTGTTACACATTCGAATCAATAGCCTGGACCTTCGGAACATCAAAGAAAAAGCGAAGCGATTGGGCGTGAAGTATCAGTCGTTTATCGCTGAATTCTTGCATCGCGTTGCCCAAAATTGAAGAAGCGGTTTTCACAGTAACGCCGGAAATTTGATGCTTCGTCTTTTCGTCGCCGTTCTGATTCCGGAAAACGTGAAGCAAGTAATTGCTGCTGCGATCGAACCGCTTCGACAGGAACGGGACACTTCATGCCTTCGATGGTCGCGGCCGGAGCAAATTCATTTCACGCTCAAGTTCCTGGGCGGTGTGCCGGAGAGTCAACTCGATAACATCAAGGCCGCTCTCCAGAAACAATTGCGAGAAGCGACCGGCTTCACGCTTCAACCCAACGGCGTTGGATCATTTGGGAACCGTCGTTTTGTGCGAGCGGTTTGGGTTGGTCTCGACGGCGAAGCCGCCAAACTTGTTGAACTCGCCGAAAACATCGAACAAGCACTCAATCCATTGGGCTATCCAAGAGAAAAGAAATGCTTTGCACCCCACCTCACGATCGCCCGCGTCCAACGAGATGCCAATATCAAACAACACGACGCACTACGAAGTGTCCTTGAGCAATTCACTCCACCCAAATTGCCTGCGTTCACGGTCGATCGCGTGTCATTGATGCAATCGACATTAAATCCCAAGGGATCGATATACGAAGAGATTGCCAAATTTCCGCTCAAAATTTGAATTGAACCCCCGCATATCCGCCGTCGGGCATCACGGAAACTACTGGCTGCAAGGACTGCAGAAGAGAAGCTTTTTGCCGAATACGATCGTTATGTTTTTTCACACCGCCGATACCACCGACTCCATCCCAAACCAGCGTCGCAAAATAGGGAATCCCCGTGACGAGCATCAAGTCTGTTGTGCTCACTTCGCAGCGACTTTCCC from Bdellovibrionota bacterium carries:
- a CDS encoding RtcB family protein — protein: MPETLSNLRVERIDEYRFRIPKQGGMRVDGIVFADDRLMQSLRQDQALQQVANVAHLPGIVGHSFAMPDIHWGYGFPIGGVAAFDPKDGVVSPGGVGYDINCGVRLLRTQITREEVTPHLKSLVHALFDNVPTGVGSHRRDFKVGDKDYVKLLSEGAGWVVKQGRGRKEDLLHIEKSGCIPGADPEKISDRAKERGKNQLGSLGSGNHFLEIQYVADVYDEKIANVLGLFRNQVTISVHTGSRGFGYQVCDDYLKTMLQAARKYGIELPDRQLCCAPIKSEEGRSYLAAMAGAANFAFANRQMITHYVRETFERQLNKGPNELAIDVVYDVCHNIATFEKHQANGTEKELCVHRKGATRAFPPHHPLTPEAYQEVGQPVLIPGDMGRYSFVLVGTEKAFQETFGSTCHGAGRLMSRTQAKKISRGRPIVREMEDQGIFVQSAGMATLQEEIPEAYKDVEDVVRVVAGAGLSRKVARLRPIGVVKG
- a CDS encoding toxin; the encoded protein is MKSLRWSLLKSGRLKKARGASFEEILEAKLIAVKQHPKKAHQNIMLFEYKGYIWVVPYVETTTEIFLKTLYPSRNYTKKYKRGEIE
- a CDS encoding archease, with translation MPKERYRVVEHTADIGIEAFGLTLPELFANAAWGLTDTLTDAAAVRECESREIQVSAQDRSELLIAWLSELLYLFDTERKLFCRSEILNLTTNALHARVHGETFDPVRHAIRHDVKAVTYHGIEIQGRPGSWKATVIFDI
- the thpR gene encoding RNA 2',3'-cyclic phosphodiesterase; the protein is MLRLFVAVLIPENVKQVIAAAIEPLRQERDTSCLRWSRPEQIHFTLKFLGGVPESQLDNIKAALQKQLREATGFTLQPNGVGSFGNRRFVRAVWVGLDGEAAKLVELAENIEQALNPLGYPREKKCFAPHLTIARVQRDANIKQHDALRSVLEQFTPPKLPAFTVDRVSLMQSTLNPKGSIYEEIAKFPLKI
- a CDS encoding DUF6036 family nucleotidyltransferase; this translates as MAAPKKLEQALLDLTKALEELRPPGVVIGGIAVIASGFARLTRDLDATFWLNGDVEEAIDHFKRHRIVPRIKHAAEFARTKNVLLMQHKTTHFPIDLSIAMLPFEQGVIAHPRKITYKGFSLRIPHLTDLLVYKLVAHRPQDLQDAEELLNLSRQDVDVRRASKTLREFARILERPELIDAWKKMLKSFR